A DNA window from Paenibacillus sp. HWE-109 contains the following coding sequences:
- the sbnA gene encoding 2,3-diaminopropionate biosynthesis protein SbnA — translation MMSLLQANLPLSTVKNSIADCVGHTPLVHLSNLFPQPHVQVIAKLEYMNPGGSMKDRPARYIIEQGLRDGSINSNTHLIESTSGNLGVALAMMGRVYGLDVTCVVDPKIALSNLTIMQQMGANIVMVEERDDQGGFLKTRIRKVNELLQTTPHGFWVNQYANDNNWKAHYAGTGTEITDALDHVDIFIAGVSTSGSIMGTSRKMREKYPNLRVIAVDAVGSILFGGTPGKRELPGIGASRVPEILNAGEVDTAFHITDRESAQGCRDLLKKEGIFAGGSSGSIVAAIRKLLPTLDAGPNKPLRIVTLLPDRGDRYLDLIYDDKWVAQLP, via the coding sequence ATGATGTCTCTATTGCAAGCGAACCTGCCCTTAAGCACTGTGAAAAACTCAATTGCGGACTGTGTGGGTCACACGCCACTCGTCCATTTGAGCAACCTGTTTCCGCAACCACATGTACAAGTTATCGCAAAGCTGGAATATATGAATCCTGGCGGGAGTATGAAGGATCGGCCAGCACGCTACATTATCGAGCAAGGACTGAGAGATGGTTCTATCAATAGCAACACGCACTTGATTGAGAGCACCTCTGGCAATCTGGGGGTAGCTCTGGCCATGATGGGTAGGGTATATGGACTGGACGTTACTTGTGTGGTGGACCCTAAGATAGCGCTCTCTAACTTAACGATTATGCAGCAAATGGGTGCGAATATCGTGATGGTCGAAGAGCGGGACGATCAAGGAGGCTTTCTCAAAACGAGAATTCGCAAAGTGAATGAACTGCTCCAGACGACGCCTCATGGATTCTGGGTGAATCAATACGCAAATGATAATAATTGGAAAGCTCATTATGCAGGAACCGGGACTGAAATCACTGATGCACTGGACCATGTTGATATCTTTATCGCTGGTGTCAGCACTTCAGGCAGCATTATGGGGACGAGCCGCAAAATGCGTGAAAAATATCCAAACCTGCGTGTAATCGCTGTCGATGCCGTTGGATCGATCCTATTTGGCGGGACACCAGGCAAACGCGAATTGCCTGGCATTGGCGCTAGTCGCGTTCCAGAAATATTGAATGCTGGCGAGGTCGACACTGCTTTCCATATTACAGACAGGGAGTCTGCCCAAGGCTGCCGGGATTTGCTCAAAAAGGAAGGAATCTTTGCCGGTGGATCGTCAGGTTCGATTGTTGCAGCTATACGCAAGCTGCTGCCGACACTCGATGCTGGACCCAATAAGCCATTGCGAATCGTTACCTTGCTGCCAGATCGCGGCGACCGATATCTGGATCTTATTTATGACGATAAGTGGGTAGCCCAGCTGCCTTAG
- the sbnB gene encoding 2,3-diaminopropionate biosynthesis protein SbnB has product MIDQSQLQLQGLKRADRTEKPVPELLYLNRETIAWLGGDSSWLYTEAMEEALSLHARGDYVQPLKPYLRSAGEKGHIADRIIAMPASIGGDFPLSGLKWIGSKHDNPQKRGKERASGVIILNDAASHFPIAVLEAGLISSMRTAAVTVVAAKHLARAGFRTITCVGCGLIAHAQLNSLLEQFDHVQEVYLFDQSLPAAERLAGQLHAKFPDVTFTTARSAEQAVREGELVVTCTVTDTPYIPFEWIRKGAFISNISIMDVHKEVYLQADKVIVDDWDQSNREKKVLNQLVLEGKFSREQLYAELGEIVIGAKSGRQNEEEIIILNPMGMAIEDIACARLIYLLACKEEVGLKLPLY; this is encoded by the coding sequence ATGATCGATCAATCTCAATTACAACTGCAAGGTTTGAAAAGAGCAGATAGAACAGAGAAACCGGTGCCTGAATTGCTGTACTTGAATCGAGAAACCATTGCCTGGCTTGGCGGGGACTCTTCTTGGCTGTATACAGAGGCAATGGAAGAGGCTCTTTCCCTGCATGCCAGAGGCGACTATGTTCAGCCTTTGAAGCCGTATTTGCGATCAGCGGGCGAAAAGGGGCATATTGCTGACCGAATTATTGCAATGCCAGCCTCTATTGGCGGAGATTTTCCTTTATCAGGTCTGAAATGGATCGGAAGCAAGCATGATAATCCGCAGAAGAGAGGCAAAGAGCGAGCAAGCGGTGTCATCATATTGAACGATGCAGCAAGTCACTTCCCAATCGCTGTGCTCGAAGCGGGGTTGATCAGCAGCATGCGTACGGCCGCCGTCACCGTTGTTGCTGCGAAGCATCTGGCGCGCGCAGGCTTCAGAACGATTACCTGTGTGGGTTGTGGGTTGATTGCTCACGCGCAGCTGAATTCCTTGCTGGAGCAGTTTGACCACGTGCAGGAAGTTTATTTATTTGACCAATCGCTTCCTGCTGCTGAGCGATTGGCGGGACAATTGCACGCCAAGTTTCCCGATGTGACATTCACTACGGCCCGAAGTGCCGAACAGGCGGTTCGCGAAGGTGAGCTCGTAGTCACATGCACCGTAACGGATACCCCTTACATTCCGTTTGAGTGGATTCGCAAGGGAGCCTTTATCAGCAATATTTCGATCATGGACGTTCATAAAGAAGTTTACTTGCAAGCGGATAAAGTTATTGTCGATGATTGGGATCAGTCGAATCGCGAGAAGAAAGTGCTGAATCAACTGGTGTTGGAAGGGAAGTTCTCCAGAGAGCAGCTTTATGCGGAGTTAGGCGAGATTGTGATCGGTGCCAAATCGGGCCGCCAGAATGAGGAAGAGATTATTATTCTGAATCCAATGGGCATGGCTATTGAGGATATTGCTTGCGCCCGTTTGATCTATTTGCTTGCCTGCAAAGAGGAGGTAGGGCTGAAACTTCCACTCTATTAA
- a CDS encoding IucA/IucC family protein, with translation MLYKYGTRSFQDVILAEQAALRGLLNSYVREKEINDPRCQISTLEEVGFAKETIDFMKKPDTQWFKIVLPLTQTTIVGLLSYYSITGQHRYGSNLYVSTKGAAMSATQKAFGAVSPQQIVELLLLEVSYNVDDAIKESLLQAMREQISNSIRRTAIYVRHAQLNVTEAGGNPLDYTRSEQSMVYGHPFHPTPKSSEGFSDIDLSQYAPEMGAVFALHYMAVSNELLCEEWIGKRPMPPSTIVAAAQIKLGERFETYSLLPIHPWQMKYVSQQPHVQALMSQSKLIDLGPLGLEDGQQVYPTSSVRTVWDPKERLFYKLPLHVRITNFIRENTVDQVRRTMDASIILHAFQSGRRAGMYPGMDILAETGFQTIHVPNIPVHEQEELFASFAVVYRQAEQLTMEEQSACFVVAALLEQPPDGKEPLLFKAVRQSNQGLLPNWEGWLAAYLKLSMLPLLHLFAEQGISLEAHVQNSLIVLEQGAPVRYYVRDLEGISVNLNLAEKQGWTPHLIPADSPVLYTEAEAWKRLKYYFFVNHLGALIHTIARCNEEDEASYWQIVRRVLIHELTLMKANHPSSGYLHDLVENPLFPAKANFISRFEQRSEAPDYVQIPNPIYHSGRDV, from the coding sequence ATGCTGTACAAATATGGAACGCGTTCCTTTCAAGATGTGATACTGGCAGAACAAGCGGCATTGCGCGGACTTCTGAACAGTTATGTACGGGAAAAGGAAATCAACGATCCCAGATGCCAAATTAGCACCCTGGAAGAAGTGGGGTTCGCTAAAGAGACGATAGATTTTATGAAAAAGCCTGACACACAATGGTTTAAAATTGTGCTGCCTTTGACCCAAACTACGATTGTTGGACTTCTCAGCTATTATTCAATAACAGGTCAACATCGGTATGGTTCCAATTTGTATGTTTCAACCAAGGGGGCGGCAATGTCAGCAACCCAGAAGGCATTTGGCGCCGTCAGCCCCCAGCAGATTGTTGAACTTTTATTGCTCGAGGTCAGTTATAACGTGGATGATGCCATTAAGGAAAGTCTTCTACAGGCCATGCGGGAGCAGATTTCCAATAGTATCAGGAGAACAGCAATTTATGTGAGGCATGCGCAATTAAATGTTACGGAAGCCGGCGGCAATCCACTCGACTATACTCGTTCAGAGCAATCGATGGTGTATGGACATCCTTTCCATCCTACGCCCAAAAGTTCCGAAGGGTTCTCGGACATTGATTTGAGTCAATATGCACCAGAAATGGGCGCTGTCTTTGCTTTGCATTACATGGCTGTGTCCAATGAACTCCTATGTGAGGAGTGGATTGGCAAGCGTCCCATGCCACCTTCAACGATTGTTGCGGCTGCGCAGATCAAGCTTGGAGAGCGCTTTGAGACATACAGCCTGCTGCCGATTCACCCTTGGCAGATGAAATATGTTAGCCAGCAGCCGCATGTTCAAGCGTTAATGAGTCAGAGCAAGCTGATTGATTTGGGGCCGCTTGGTTTGGAAGATGGTCAGCAGGTCTACCCTACTTCCTCTGTGCGTACAGTATGGGATCCGAAGGAGCGTTTGTTTTACAAGCTGCCCTTGCATGTGCGGATAACGAATTTCATCCGTGAAAATACCGTTGATCAGGTACGCCGCACGATGGATGCTTCGATCATTTTGCATGCCTTCCAGTCAGGTCGTAGAGCAGGCATGTATCCAGGCATGGACATTTTAGCTGAGACTGGCTTTCAAACCATTCATGTTCCTAATATCCCTGTGCATGAACAGGAGGAGTTATTTGCCTCCTTTGCCGTCGTGTACCGTCAAGCCGAGCAGTTGACGATGGAGGAGCAGTCAGCCTGTTTCGTCGTAGCCGCTTTGCTGGAGCAGCCGCCAGACGGCAAAGAGCCGTTGCTGTTTAAGGCGGTTCGCCAATCCAATCAGGGACTTCTGCCGAATTGGGAAGGCTGGCTTGCTGCTTATTTGAAATTGTCCATGCTTCCCCTTCTTCATTTGTTTGCTGAACAGGGCATAAGTTTGGAGGCGCATGTGCAAAACTCCTTGATTGTACTTGAACAAGGAGCCCCCGTTCGCTATTACGTGCGTGATTTGGAAGGAATCAGTGTGAACCTCAACCTAGCAGAGAAGCAGGGATGGACACCGCATTTGATTCCGGCGGACAGTCCAGTACTGTACACGGAGGCAGAGGCGTGGAAGAGGCTGAAATACTACTTTTTCGTTAACCATTTGGGCGCGCTCATTCATACGATTGCCCGTTGCAATGAAGAAGATGAAGCTTCTTATTGGCAAATTGTTCGCCGTGTTCTCATACACGAGTTGACTCTTATGAAGGCTAACCATCCATCCAGTGGATATCTGCATGATTTAGTGGAAAATCCGCTTTTTCCGGCAAAAGCCAACTTTATCAGCCGATTTGAGCAGCGAAGTGAAGCACCTGATTATGTGCAAATACCAAATCCAATTTATCACAGCGGGAGGGACGTATGA
- a CDS encoding IucA/IucC family protein has protein sequence MIGQQIQEKPAVLSGSTWLAALQSPEYARVEKRILRQLVESLLFERIIDCSTSKEPISAVSSESRFVMKGVSTEGLPLIYQCWGSLKISFGRIRLSRQKGIERVGPDGVTSEARLEHFLGEVLAPLIPVNQLPMFIEELEQTLIKDTQAQYVNPNRELSGLEREYDALEANVMDGHPYHPCYKSRIGFNLDDNWMYGPEFKPMIKPVWLAVARDESSAAYSSALHDETWISSELGEEVVAGFRSKLAAFGKDLSNYRLIPVHPWQWRETIIRVFHRQLADGRIILIGEGAEPYAPQQSIRTLANVHSKEKPYLKLPMSLTNTSTSRMLAKHTVLNAPLISDWLYSLVQDDPDAKRLDFVLLREVAGVAYDHETWPEKLRSRAYGALGAIWRESLHPYLRGNEQAVPYNALTSVDRSSRLLIDPWVQDMGVEAWTNQLLQVTIEPLIHLLFAHGVALETHAQNIILIHCEGVPVRVAFKDFHDGIRFSREHLANPAGCPRLYTLPAHHARINPNSFIETKDASIVRDFVHDAFFFINLTELCLFLEEHYELSEAYFWEAAAQIIHRYRQAHPQHEVRYQAFDLFAETIQVEQLTARRLFGDSEVRLQEVPNPLHRFR, from the coding sequence ATGATCGGTCAGCAAATCCAAGAAAAACCAGCAGTCCTATCAGGCAGCACATGGCTTGCTGCGCTGCAATCGCCTGAATATGCCAGAGTGGAGAAACGAATATTACGGCAATTGGTGGAGTCGTTGCTGTTTGAACGAATTATCGATTGTTCTACATCGAAGGAGCCTATTTCAGCGGTTTCGAGTGAATCGCGTTTCGTTATGAAGGGGGTCTCTACGGAGGGATTGCCGCTTATCTACCAATGCTGGGGCAGCCTCAAGATAAGTTTCGGCCGTATTCGCTTGAGTCGCCAGAAGGGGATTGAACGCGTTGGACCAGATGGCGTCACCTCGGAGGCGCGGTTGGAACATTTCTTAGGGGAGGTGCTCGCTCCTCTTATCCCTGTCAACCAACTGCCTATGTTTATAGAAGAATTGGAACAGACGCTTATCAAAGACACCCAGGCCCAGTATGTCAATCCGAATCGTGAACTGTCTGGTCTTGAACGCGAGTACGATGCGCTGGAAGCGAATGTGATGGATGGCCATCCTTACCATCCCTGCTACAAGTCCAGGATCGGCTTCAATTTGGATGATAATTGGATGTATGGGCCTGAGTTTAAACCAATGATCAAACCCGTATGGCTTGCAGTTGCGAGGGATGAAAGTTCGGCTGCTTATTCCTCAGCATTGCATGACGAGACATGGATCTCATCCGAGCTGGGTGAGGAAGTGGTAGCCGGCTTTAGATCCAAGCTTGCAGCCTTTGGCAAAGATCTCTCAAACTATCGGCTGATTCCGGTTCACCCTTGGCAATGGAGGGAAACGATTATTCGCGTCTTTCATCGCCAGCTGGCAGATGGACGGATCATCCTGATCGGCGAGGGGGCGGAGCCGTATGCTCCCCAGCAATCGATTCGTACACTTGCTAATGTTCATTCTAAGGAGAAGCCCTATCTCAAGCTTCCGATGAGCCTGACGAATACGTCAACAAGTCGAATGCTTGCCAAGCATACGGTTCTGAATGCCCCGCTAATTTCGGATTGGCTGTATTCTCTTGTCCAGGACGATCCTGATGCCAAGCGGCTTGATTTTGTGCTTTTGCGTGAAGTTGCAGGCGTGGCATACGATCATGAAACATGGCCGGAAAAGCTACGATCACGGGCGTATGGCGCGCTTGGCGCTATTTGGCGGGAAAGTTTGCACCCTTATTTGCGTGGCAATGAGCAGGCTGTCCCTTATAATGCGCTAACCTCAGTGGACCGCTCGAGCCGTCTGCTCATTGATCCATGGGTGCAGGATATGGGCGTTGAAGCCTGGACTAACCAATTGCTGCAAGTAACGATAGAGCCTTTGATTCATTTATTATTTGCTCACGGCGTGGCACTGGAGACACATGCTCAGAATATTATTTTAATTCATTGTGAAGGGGTACCGGTTCGCGTTGCTTTTAAGGATTTTCATGATGGTATCCGCTTCTCACGTGAACATTTGGCTAATCCGGCAGGCTGTCCAAGGCTGTATACGCTGCCTGCCCATCATGCAAGAATCAATCCGAATTCCTTCATTGAAACAAAGGACGCCTCGATTGTGCGTGATTTCGTGCATGATGCCTTCTTTTTTATCAATTTAACAGAACTTTGTTTATTTCTTGAAGAGCATTATGAGCTGTCCGAAGCTTATTTCTGGGAAGCAGCCGCTCAGATTATACATCGTTACAGGCAGGCGCATCCACAGCATGAAGTGCGTTATCAAGCGTTTGATTTATTTGCAGAAACGATCCAAGTTGAGCAGTTGACCGCACGACGACTATTCGGAGATTCCGAAGTTCGGCTCCAGGAAGTACCCAATCCACTGCATAGGTTTAGGTGA
- a CDS encoding HpcH/HpaI aldolase family protein has translation MLKENKLKQKLKNGIPVFGLLVSIPSALVVEMIGCADYDFIIIDNEHVQVNPETLEHMIRAAEAVDLIALVRVSEPNAKEILRALDAGALGIVVPQVESREQMEQIVRSCKYAPLGNRSLNSGRAGIFGKHDLAAYVQRANEEIMVVPMIETRAGVEMAHDILSVSGVDMVLEGAADLSQSYGIPWQTRHPVVKEALRQVAATAKQCHVPYCAIPRAPEDFAEWLELGIQAFVLGDERGVAFRALKAHLQGFVQS, from the coding sequence ATGCTCAAAGAGAATAAACTTAAGCAAAAACTAAAAAATGGCATCCCCGTATTCGGTTTGCTGGTCTCTATTCCCTCAGCGCTCGTCGTCGAAATGATCGGCTGTGCCGATTATGACTTCATTATCATCGACAATGAGCATGTGCAGGTGAATCCGGAAACACTTGAGCATATGATACGGGCGGCTGAAGCCGTTGACTTGATTGCTCTTGTACGCGTGTCCGAGCCTAATGCGAAGGAAATATTACGAGCACTTGATGCGGGGGCGTTAGGTATTGTTGTCCCGCAAGTGGAAAGTAGAGAGCAAATGGAGCAGATCGTACGTTCCTGCAAATATGCTCCGCTTGGAAACCGCAGTCTCAACAGCGGGCGGGCCGGCATATTCGGGAAGCATGATCTAGCGGCCTATGTCCAAAGAGCCAATGAGGAAATCATGGTCGTCCCCATGATCGAAACGAGAGCGGGCGTGGAGATGGCCCATGACATTTTGTCCGTGTCAGGGGTTGATATGGTATTGGAGGGGGCGGCTGATTTATCGCAGTCCTACGGCATCCCTTGGCAAACCCGCCATCCAGTTGTCAAAGAAGCTCTGCGGCAAGTAGCTGCAACTGCGAAGCAATGTCATGTTCCTTACTGTGCAATCCCGCGAGCGCCGGAAGATTTTGCAGAATGGTTGGAGTTAGGTATTCAAGCATTTGTGCTTGGGGATGAACGAGGCGTTGCCTTCCGGGCTCTGAAAGCACATCTTCAAGGTTTCGTTCAAAGCTAG
- a CDS encoding type III PLP-dependent enzyme, with protein sequence MIQSVLDNKVLTTIQQWKETHAQPISAFIYDLQGLQEHARRTVSGLPQGCSLFYAMKANPAKEILQCLEPIVYGFEAASIGEIRKIREVSADKPVIFGGPGKKDAEIEEALELGVKLIHAESTLELRRISLIAARLGVQASVLIRVNLRASFPEATLVMAGRPTQFGIDEEQVAEAIELALSLPHVQLEGFHLHSISNNLDASLHVRLISVYLERVRGWKERFGLQLSYLNAGGGFGISYTDMERKFEWDTFTSGLRTVVQEQGIAGVELLFEPGRYLAAACGFYATEVVDLKCNHDKHYAILRGGSHHFRLPGAWQHSHPFEVVPVERWDYPFARPEIQDKEITVAGELCTPKDVLARDIHVARLRVGDIVLFRLAGAYGWTISAHDFLSHEHPEHIFL encoded by the coding sequence ATGATACAAAGTGTGTTGGATAATAAGGTATTAACAACGATTCAGCAGTGGAAAGAAACGCATGCCCAGCCGATCTCTGCCTTTATCTATGATTTGCAAGGCTTGCAAGAGCATGCGAGGCGAACCGTTAGCGGACTGCCACAAGGATGCAGCCTGTTTTACGCAATGAAAGCTAATCCAGCCAAAGAAATTTTGCAATGTTTGGAGCCAATCGTGTACGGCTTCGAAGCGGCTTCCATTGGGGAAATTAGGAAGATACGCGAGGTGTCGGCAGATAAGCCTGTTATCTTCGGCGGACCCGGCAAGAAGGATGCTGAGATTGAAGAAGCCTTGGAGCTTGGCGTTAAGCTGATTCATGCTGAAAGTACACTTGAATTGAGACGTATTTCGCTTATTGCAGCTCGCCTTGGCGTCCAAGCCTCCGTTTTGATTCGGGTAAATCTCAGAGCATCGTTTCCTGAAGCTACGCTTGTTATGGCGGGACGGCCGACACAGTTTGGAATTGACGAGGAGCAGGTTGCTGAAGCCATTGAATTAGCCCTGTCGCTGCCGCATGTGCAGTTGGAAGGATTCCACCTGCATTCCATTTCCAATAATCTGGATGCCAGCTTGCACGTCAGATTAATTTCCGTCTACCTTGAACGTGTTAGGGGCTGGAAGGAGCGTTTCGGACTTCAATTGTCTTATTTAAACGCTGGAGGCGGCTTTGGGATTTCCTATACAGATATGGAACGCAAATTTGAGTGGGATACCTTTACGTCCGGGCTTCGTACAGTTGTGCAGGAGCAGGGAATAGCTGGCGTTGAGCTGTTGTTTGAGCCAGGCCGCTATTTGGCGGCAGCCTGCGGCTTCTATGCCACAGAGGTTGTTGATCTGAAATGCAACCATGATAAGCATTATGCGATTTTACGCGGTGGCTCGCATCATTTTAGACTGCCAGGCGCTTGGCAGCACAGCCATCCTTTCGAGGTTGTGCCTGTGGAGCGATGGGATTATCCGTTTGCAAGGCCAGAAATTCAGGATAAGGAAATAACCGTAGCGGGTGAGTTGTGTACGCCAAAAGACGTGCTTGCAAGAGACATTCATGTTGCTCGTCTTCGCGTCGGAGATATTGTGCTTTTTCGTCTTGCGGGAGCTTATGGCTGGACGATTTCAGCCCATGATTTCCTGAGCCATGAGCATCCTGAGCATATTTTTCTTTAA
- a CDS encoding IucA/IucC family protein, which produces MGRQTVQEASAHGAIASESQERICMDLVNALLAEGILEEDGRGELVELSEMTEISAGLRSFLETQKHTGLYFRWWVNRELGRFLIFPVRPAVVQAISYCFGGGVYEVNEMNQRSASDGKPYSREIGPTRIDAMKLLELVAEQRYAHHERNGDNEGASRLKELLRLSLEQTSWADAYAASTRDSSYAAHANGAHANAAHVNAGQANANDTDTIQTNAAHPKTDHAAWRLIALERQAAWRDRPFHPVAKAKGGWTQADYEAFSAEAGQPITLEWLAVSKAFIYSGKASEEGALAALTPADLLLAPEERMAVHKAMELKGLSQELYIALPVHPWQRTAMLPQMLQEELESGICIPLDVQTGVYYATSSARSLAPRNGSNRHLKLPLGIVSLGAVRYLPAVHMMNGERGQRLLEQAQMYDSVLKEQLFLCDEKTWWAYLPASGDFFADSPRHLSALIRQYPAALTETENIRLLPMSALAAYPRDGQETILDIWIRERNMPHSAESAATLFGEVCLTFLTICLRLFQCGVMPEIHGQNVLLILKDQVISGLLLRDHDSVRLHVPWMTRNGLDDPQYKMKPGYPNSLYNVTPQKLLVYLQTLGIQVNLYAILEAIAEQFKMDEKQLWFIVLESLQQAIVLAELPEDVKAVIIAYMLDQPKWPWKNLIRPLLEQEGPVSGSMPASMGETVNPFRQISRLLDANSI; this is translated from the coding sequence ATGGGACGACAAACCGTCCAAGAAGCTTCAGCTCATGGAGCTATTGCAAGCGAATCGCAGGAGCGTATATGCATGGATTTAGTTAATGCGCTGCTGGCGGAGGGCATACTAGAAGAGGATGGCAGAGGTGAACTGGTGGAATTGTCAGAGATGACAGAGATCTCCGCCGGTTTGCGGTCATTCTTGGAAACTCAGAAACATACCGGCCTCTATTTCCGTTGGTGGGTGAATCGCGAGTTAGGTCGATTTCTGATTTTTCCTGTGCGTCCAGCTGTAGTCCAGGCGATCTCTTATTGCTTTGGCGGTGGTGTATATGAAGTGAATGAAATGAACCAAAGATCCGCGAGCGATGGGAAACCGTACAGCAGGGAAATCGGGCCTACCAGGATTGATGCCATGAAGCTGTTGGAACTGGTTGCAGAGCAGCGCTATGCGCATCATGAGAGGAATGGAGATAATGAAGGGGCATCGCGATTAAAAGAGCTGCTCCGGCTGTCGCTAGAACAGACAAGTTGGGCAGACGCTTACGCTGCTAGTACGCGCGATTCCTCGTATGCTGCTCATGCAAATGGGGCTCACGCAAATGCTGCTCACGTAAATGCTGGTCAAGCAAATGCTAATGACACAGATACAATTCAAACAAATGCAGCTCACCCAAAAACCGATCACGCGGCATGGCGTCTCATTGCGTTAGAGCGCCAAGCTGCATGGCGGGATCGTCCTTTTCATCCTGTAGCCAAGGCAAAGGGCGGCTGGACACAAGCCGATTATGAGGCCTTCAGCGCAGAAGCTGGGCAACCCATTACACTGGAGTGGTTGGCCGTAAGCAAGGCGTTTATATACAGCGGCAAGGCAAGTGAGGAGGGTGCCTTAGCTGCGCTCACACCTGCCGATTTGCTGCTTGCACCTGAGGAACGCATGGCTGTGCATAAAGCGATGGAGCTGAAAGGACTGTCGCAAGAGCTGTATATTGCGCTGCCTGTGCATCCATGGCAGCGAACAGCCATGCTGCCGCAAATGCTGCAAGAAGAGTTGGAATCGGGTATTTGTATTCCCCTTGATGTGCAAACAGGCGTTTACTACGCGACTTCATCTGCGCGATCGTTGGCGCCTCGGAATGGGAGCAACCGGCATCTGAAGCTGCCGCTTGGCATCGTTTCACTTGGTGCCGTTCGTTATTTGCCTGCTGTCCACATGATGAACGGTGAGCGAGGCCAGCGACTGCTGGAGCAGGCACAAATGTACGATTCAGTGCTGAAAGAGCAGCTATTCCTATGCGATGAAAAGACTTGGTGGGCTTATCTGCCTGCAAGCGGCGACTTTTTTGCGGATTCTCCCCGGCATCTTTCTGCTTTGATACGTCAATATCCAGCTGCACTCACGGAAACGGAAAATATTCGCTTATTGCCGATGTCGGCTTTGGCAGCTTACCCGCGAGATGGCCAAGAAACGATACTTGATATCTGGATAAGGGAGCGGAACATGCCTCATTCGGCAGAATCTGCTGCCACCCTATTCGGCGAGGTATGCCTCACATTCCTCACGATTTGTCTGCGTCTGTTCCAATGCGGCGTGATGCCGGAAATCCACGGTCAAAACGTACTCCTGATCCTAAAAGATCAAGTGATTAGCGGTTTGCTTTTACGCGATCATGACTCCGTTCGTTTGCATGTGCCTTGGATGACAAGAAACGGACTGGATGATCCGCAATATAAGATGAAGCCAGGTTATCCGAATTCGCTGTATAACGTAACGCCGCAGAAGCTGCTGGTTTATTTGCAGACACTGGGCATTCAAGTGAATCTTTATGCCATTCTTGAGGCCATAGCTGAGCAATTTAAAATGGATGAGAAGCAACTCTGGTTCATTGTATTGGAGAGTTTGCAGCAGGCTATCGTTCTTGCTGAGCTGCCGGAAGATGTGAAGGCTGTAATCATAGCCTACATGCTTGATCAGCCGAAATGGCCATGGAAAAACTTGATCCGACCATTATTGGAACAGGAAGGGCCCGTTTCAGGCAGCATGCCAGCGAGTATGGGAGAAACGGTGAATCCCTTCCGGCAGATTTCGCGTCTTCTGGATGCAAATTCTATTTAG
- a CDS encoding helix-turn-helix transcriptional regulator produces the protein MKSHTSDHIKMPPGFWAGLRQLGIAAHDVARKARLPLTIITEPAVTTAQYLAIWQAYSDLMGDTANGIIELATVFETAKYPPAVLAAYHARDYRDALNRMARYKQLCPPESLRITEEGEHCTIDLEWLDNEQPVPPLLVGITLVFLLELGRRGTGQPLTAQFVELSHAMGDVQVLEAYFGCRIRTGSTCNRLTLHRKDLDKPFVSYNEELLEILTPVMDRSLEDQRSSRSITEMVKWIMKRSLTGGRTDIQTVAKELNMSDRTLQRRLTDENTSFKRLLTQARHEQARKYLADPSLDIKEVAFLIGYEDQNSFYRAFRLWEGDTPSNWRTAHLGANF, from the coding sequence ATGAAGTCTCATACCTCTGACCATATAAAAATGCCGCCAGGGTTCTGGGCAGGATTACGCCAACTAGGGATTGCCGCCCATGACGTAGCTCGCAAAGCACGGCTGCCGCTTACCATTATTACTGAACCAGCAGTCACCACCGCCCAGTATCTCGCGATCTGGCAAGCTTATTCCGATCTCATGGGTGACACAGCCAATGGAATTATCGAGCTGGCGACCGTTTTTGAAACAGCGAAGTACCCACCAGCCGTCTTAGCGGCTTACCACGCTCGTGATTACCGTGATGCTCTCAACCGAATGGCTCGGTACAAACAACTGTGCCCGCCTGAGAGCTTGCGTATCACCGAGGAGGGCGAGCATTGTACGATCGATCTGGAATGGCTGGATAACGAGCAGCCCGTTCCGCCGTTGCTGGTCGGTATCACGCTGGTATTTCTTCTGGAGCTTGGGCGACGGGGCACAGGTCAACCTTTGACGGCGCAGTTCGTCGAATTATCGCATGCAATGGGCGATGTGCAGGTTCTTGAAGCATACTTCGGCTGCCGTATCCGGACTGGTTCAACATGCAACCGGTTGACGCTGCATCGCAAAGATCTGGACAAACCCTTTGTCTCCTATAACGAAGAATTGCTGGAGATTCTGACTCCTGTTATGGACCGATCGTTGGAGGATCAGAGGAGCAGCCGCTCCATCACCGAGATGGTCAAATGGATCATGAAACGCAGCCTCACAGGAGGGCGAACCGACATTCAGACTGTCGCGAAGGAACTCAATATGAGCGATCGTACTTTGCAGCGCCGACTAACTGATGAAAATACGAGCTTCAAGCGTCTGTTGACACAAGCTAGACATGAGCAGGCACGAAAGTACCTGGCAGACCCCTCGCTGGATATTAAAGAAGTGGCTTTCTTGATCGGATATGAAGACCAGAACTCGTTCTACCGCGCTTTCCGTCTATGGGAAGGCGATACGCCTTCAAATTGGCGTACTGCACATTTAGGTGCAAACTTCTAA